TACCTTAAGTGAATAGCACTACATTTCCAGGCAAGTAACATATAGTGCCCAACAACAATAGTGGACTTCACTGTTACCCACCTACTTCCACATGTATTATCTAGTGCAGAAACATCCTCCTGTCTGAACCCTCAGAGTTACCTCTTTTGGACATTTACACTTTGTTAACAGGACATTTTTCTATTACAATGAATGCTTTATGGAGCAAAGATCTTCAAGGATTGAGTGGGAAGTGTAAATTTACATGTTCTTGTGATGTATCGTATGCAGTCGGTTTTTATTAGGGAAATTGTAATTTGTTCCACGCTGGTAGTTATGTACACACACAGGCCTTACATCATTCAGGTCCATTGTTCGCATAAATGTTCCATACAGCTCATGTTTTTTGAAATTTCCCAAGCCACCCAGTAAACATTTTCCACCAATTTGGAAATGTCTATGATGGCCCCAGTGAGGACTGGCAAAATGCATTAAAACTTTCCTTCCAAACCTGATACAGGAAGTCAGACTTAAAAGATGGGGGCTTGTATTGACTCATGTCTTGTTGATACAAAAGAAAGTGAAGATTATACTGGTAAAAGCAGCATGTGCACAAATTGTAGTGATGAAATCAGGAAGTTAAATGATTGCCTAAGTAGTCTTCAACTAACAATTAACATCCTATTGAGTGATAAGGAAAGACTTACATCTGAAATGTGTGAGCCATCATGAAAATCGTGTACACTTCTGCCTTATAGCCAAACTGTTGCATATATGAATATGAAGAACCTAATGTCTAAAAAGTAGTGTGAACTGTTATCACTACGAAAACAGTGTACATTTCCAGATGATAGTCAAACTCTTCCAAATAAGTGGACTGCAATTACTGCTGAAACAACTATTACTGATAAAAATGAAAATGTGAAGTGTGATGGCAATGAAGTTCATAAACAACTCGACGGTGGGACAAATTAAACAACAGCAAGACAGAGTGATGACAGAATCAAGAATCCATCACAGAAAAGGTACAGTGTCCTTTTCTTGACAGACAGCTACGGAAGAAATTTGGTGAGTATTTTACAAGACAATAATAAAGACTTCCAAGCAACATAAACAgtaaaattgtgaaaaatgttACAGACATCAACCTGCaggaaaaaatgaaagtgaataaGTGGTGCGCACAACTTGTGAAAATGATGTCACAAGAAATGAGACACAAAATTTCTTAGCAAGACTGGAAAAGTTCTTAGAAGCTAACAAATCATGAAACACAATAGTTACAATGCTATCTCACAGGCATGACCTGATATAAAATTTGTGTATCAACAAGGAGATACGACAAAGCTATGCTGATGACTTGGCTTTTGTCAGTTGGGGCCACAATATGCAAATTACTACAGGCAGTAATGAAATCAATTAcatttttttgtcaagttgtgttACTGCAAGTAAGCTACTTGTAAATAAAGAGAAGACAGTGACAATGCAATTTATGCTTCACTGTAATCAGAATATTTACACCTCCATCGGCCCTTtgctacacaaacaaacaaatcttTGGATACAATTATTGACAAACACCTGTCATGGAAAGAACATGTAGACCATATATGCCAGAAATCAGTACAAATGTGTATCTATTGAAATGAGTCCCTGCCTTCCTGGACCATGACAGCTCGAGACAAATATACTTTGGAGTGATACATCCGCATCTTCTGTATTGTATTGAGATATGGAGCCAGGCACCAGCGGTCTATACAGAAAGGCTCTTCAGACTACGAAAAAAGGAAATAAGAGTGGTAGCCAAGGTAAACAGGAGAGAGCCTTGTagagaaatcttcagaaaatataaaataccaaCTATCTACTCTATGTAAATCCTATAGGAAataaggtttgggggggggggggggggggggaaacctgcAGACTGTAGTCCACATGTAATAGGAACAGCCTTTTATAACAGACTACCTTCTGACCTCAAGAGAGCTAATTTAAATACCTTAAAGAATAAACTTAAGCATTCATGAAGAGAGAAAAGCTAAAAGCTGTTATCCAGTAGAAGATTTTAAGTTTTAATATCCCTTTCTAAAACAGTGTATATAACATAAGGTTTTTTtttgctacaacaacaacaaaaatgataatttctgaTCTTCACACACTATATCAATGAATGCATTTATATTTCAAGTTGTTATGTGTCTATGTAAAGCCATGTATATAGTTTGAGTTTGttttgaaacaaagaaaaattaattcCTGACCTTCAATATTTATATCCATGTGTGCACTTAATGTATTTTAACTATTGCCCAATTGTCTTGACTTTCACTTTACATCAATGTCAGGGTTACTAGTACCAATAGTCTCTTATCGAGAAACACACAGCAGAACTATGTCAGAGTCCGACTGGTGCCCAGCTTGTGTGTttctgcaatagagatcaacaataTTACAGAAAGTGATCATGCAATAGTTCCACAAAAAATACTGTTATGCATAGAAATCAGGAATGTACCTAGTAGATTCTTATTACACAAAAAATACTGTTGTACACAGAAATCAGGAATGTACCTGGCACATTCTTATTTCATACAGGTGTGTTCGTCAAACATATTTTTGCTCTGCCTTCGAACAGTGTAGGGTCTGATGGGCACCCTGAAATTCTATTGATATCCCAGTCTAAGGTCTCTGTGAAGTATGAACAAGTGATGAAGACAATGAATGACATTTACTGTGATCACTGctcattttgcagaaaatttttttggactttATTTGTATTCGGATTTTGGTTTTTCTGTTCAGCATACTGTTAATACTTTCCAACTTACAGTGCCATGTGAAGATATTGACACATTAGATTTCCAATCTGTGCGATTATTTGAGCCTGGTCCAGGGAGATCCTTGAATTCTGCAGTGCCACATTTTTCAAAATGTAAACCAAATTCTGTTGGCCTTTCAGGGTGAAGTGAAATTGGAAGTagactggtttgaacaacattaAGTACTTTCATCTATTCTCTTTAGTCAACAGGCCTCTCTCTCAATAGTCATACAGAAGTCCGCACCCGTGTGGTGACATTAAACTTACTGTCAGTGCCTAAACATAAATGGATTCATATTCCTTACCATAGCCAGATGAATGCTTTTCCAAATTCGCTGGCAGTTCTTTTCAAACACTGATCCTGCAAGGGCTCATTTTCAGCTTTTATTGGCCGAGGAGACAAAGAAAATCTAAGTATTACACACCTTTTGGCCTTTTCCAGTATAACGGGTTGCCATTTGGGGTTGCGTGTGCATCTGCTACCTTCCGAAAGTTTTTAGAACAGTTGATAACAGATATTCTCAAATGCATCAGCTATCTTGATAACATCCTAGTTTAGATtgtacaaacaaggaacactgACAGAATCTTCACTGGGTTTTTGCAGTTCTGTCGGCAGTTTTTCCAAAGGTTCTTTATTTTGACCTGCCACTTACCTAGCACATGCACTCAGTAAAAAGGGACTGCAGACCTCATAGGAATATGTTGAGATGATCAAAAATAtgctggttcccaaatatgtgaaagGCCGCCAGCTGTTTCTCAGCAGTATTAGCTATTATGCCCAGTTTATTCCTGTGGGAGCTTCCATTGCCTATCCTTTAAATCGGCTGCACTGCAAGTGTGTTATTTTTCAGTGGTCCAAGGCTTGTCAACAAGAATTCCAAATTTTCAAAACTTGCCTAAGTCAGCCCCTTATTTAAATATGCACCAGCCTCAGTTGGCATTGGTTTCAGCAATGGATACCTCTCCTTACTGCATCAGGGAAGCACTTTCCAATAGGTTCTGAAAAGCCTGTAGTGTTCATTTCAAAACCTTAACTCTAGCTCAAGAACACTAGCCATATTTTCCTTTACAGAAATAAGTTTCATTTACATACTGATCACAAACTTTTGCTGTCTTTATTTGGACCCAAGAGTAAACTGCCGGGACGGATGGCTTGTGGTCTTTATCGGCGGGCTTTGTACTTATCCAGCTACCAGTACTCTGCACATTACCACCCTTGCCATCAACATTCTAACGCAGATGCTCTCCTCTCTCCAGAGTCCCTATGGGTCAATATTGGGAATTTGACAGACAGGAAACTGTATGTTTTAGATTGACTCCCATATTGGCAGTCTTTGAAGGATTTCTCAATAAATTCTAGTCATGTCGCAGCAGCATACCTGAAGAATCCCCTGTAGCATGGTATTTTCCAGCATGTTCAAGCAGGACAGCCTGAGCCCTGCCGGGCCTCTAATGTTTTTTCACATGAAGCCACCAGCTCCAGATTTCCTGAGGTATCCTGCTACTGGTGGAGGACGACTGTCGGATAGATGGGTTCATAATTCTCCAGCACTGCATGCTGTAGCTCCTTCATCGCTGGAGGACCTCCCATATGAAACAATTTGTTCGCCATTATGTGTACTGCCCACGAATGTATGACAACATAACATAGGTGGTGTGCATTTGGGTGACCTGTAAGGCACACCAACAAACATCTCTTCATTCATATTCCCCTCAGCTGGTATCCTCTTGGCAATGGCATGTGGATTTTACCGCACCTTTCTCACATCTCTTACATCCATCCATGGCTCATTTTTGTTAATAATTTCTCCCACTTCCCCTATGTTGTCACGTTGTAGCATtcaatgatgacaatgatgatcacTACTACCAACAGAACTGTCAAGGAAAAATTTTATATTGGACCTTAGTCACAGATAATGGCCCAAGGTTTATGGCAGCTGCCTCCCAGCAATTCTGCACCTGTAGTGGCATCGAACCTGTCACTCCTACTACATTTCACCAGCCTCCAATGACCTGATGCTATGTTTTGTCCACACCTTTAAGACCCAAATGTCAAAGGATAGGAGGACAGCCACATCCAAGCTAGCTCTTACCGCTTTCCAAGCTTCTCACAGTGTGACATACATACATCCATCGCAGAAGTCTGGAGAAGTGTCTGCAAAAGCATTTATATCTGATGCTGCTCAACCTTTAATACTGCTGTCTGCTTGAGTTGAAGAAGCAATGCCATTTTGTGTGGACACCTCAATCTGGATGCGTAATTTTAGGTGGACCCATGTTGGATTCGGGAGTTAATTTTGGAGTAACAAGGCTGCCAACTGCTTTTGGTGGCAACTTTGTGGGTGTTACTCCGCAAGTGTTGGAATCAGCTTTGGTTGTAGCATTTCGGCCAGATGTGTCCACCATTCAACGTGCTACCTCAGCAGTGGCTGGCTCCATGCCATGATCTCCATCTCACCAGGCATGATGGGAATTTGGTGCTGCTGCTGGTAGTCCTTGTGGACTTTGACGTGGTTCTCCAGTAGTCAAACCATCTGTGCTTCCAGCACCTCAGTCTGACCAGCCAGCTCCAGCTTCTTGACCACCTTTCCCAGCCAGAGCATCATTGTCTAGAAGGTGCCAGCTGGGACTATATCTGGCACCAACAAATTGCCACCATGCCATCCTCCAATGGATCCACCAGGTCATTTTCAAGTGAAGAGGGATCTTGTAATGCTGCAGGAAGTATTAACAGATAAATCCACACTACTGATATGCCTTGTTACACCTACGTCCAGTAGGGTCACTGTGAGCTGCAAGCAGCAAAGCATATCCAGCCAGCAGCAAAGTGACTGCAGgccaattttcactttttttttgacAGATAAAAATGACAGGATCAGTAGCTCTTATGAACCATGCATCATTTATTCTGTGTTTAAATGTATTCAATAAAGTGTAAATAAATTTCTTTGTCTAAATTGGGGAATACAAAACATTCTGCTTTCCATATTGCAAATTAGGTAAATGACACAAACCTGCTTTCTACTATTCCATATTATTTTAACTTTTGCATGAGGCTATCATGATTCACACACTCAAAAGCCTTAGCAATATCTCAAAATATCCCAACTGACAATGATTTCAAATTCTAGTACATCATCTGTCAAGGCAAATATAGATTGTTCATTTGGCAATCCTTTTTAAAAACCAAATAGTTTCCTGTTCACCATTTTTTCTGTATtaagtgtttataaagtctattgtGTATTATCTGTAAACAACAATGAATATTTGAAACTTCACAGTGCATTCTATAAACAAAAACTTTTATtgttagtaacacacagtaatatGCACATTAACTTTGGCAAACAACATAAAGTTGAAATTAACAGACGCATTGTGAAAGGGAAGGGAGGAAGAATGGAATTAAATGTCCTGCTGAAAACTAGGCCTTAGAGATGGAGCAAAAGTTCAGGTGGAACAATAATTGGAAGTACTTACCTTAAGAAATTTATAGAAAGCATGAAAATTTGTGTAATCTCATGGAGATTTCAATCCTGCTCTATCTTAATCCAAGTCACTGCCACCGATGCGCATTTCAGGCTTAACATTGCTGCACTGTTCATGCTACACTTGATACATGGTGCTAAGCAACTAATCACATTCTGATCTTCAATAGGATGCTGGCATAGTTCAGCAATGATGCaacaaatgtgaaaacattttatgaagacaatgtacaaaatatgttgttgttataTTAACAAAACACTTTCCAAGGTCAGTTAACAGTTCTTTGTCcaacttccctgttttctgttattccagcatctgtctgtctgtgtgttcaAGAAATAACGGGTAAAAGTATTCCTAATAAAATGATCATCTAACGTTACTTGTGTGATGATTGAGGAATGTGTTGTCCAGGCAATCAACAAAGCTAGTCAAAATTGGTTTGAAGAGGCTATTTATTATGAAGTGGCATTAAACTATAACATAGGTAATTTTACTGGTTTATCCGATTCAACACGTATAACACAAATTCACATAAAATGAATATTTtcacaatataattctgatgttattttgtatttaatgaCTTGTATTCCTCAACTGTTCCTAGTATTATGGTTTCTGCTTTAATATTATCTTCTTTACATTTTTTAAGTTGTTGAGTGCGTTTAATTCTTTCACGCAGTTTTGTACACATTTTACTGGTTTCCACTACTTTATGGatattcttttctttcattttttctgctGATTGTGAATTTGTTTGCAGATCTTTCCTAGACAGTGAGCCACCATTTAGTGCACTAATAGTTATTTGCAATGGACCTGTATTATGGAAGACAGATTCTACTCCTGTAGAGTTATGAATACATGATGATTCTGGAGTGCTAGGAAGGCAACTGTCACACTCAGCTGTTTCATTATCACCACCTTTCTCATTTTCATGTCCCGCTCCTGTTGAATTGTTTTCTGGAATTTTAGATTCCAAAACTGTGTAATCACCAGATACAAGCACTGCATTGTGACCAAGTCTCTCATATACTGTAAGTTTACTTTTACAGTTTAAATCTGTTCCACTTTTCTTACATGGTGTTAGGACCACTTTAGATCCAGATGCACATACCAAGAAAAGAGGATCTAATTCTTGATGCTTCTGGGTCACAGTCATACTATCTAAAATATTGTGTTTTCTATTATCAAATTCAGTTGAACCAATTCCTGCGGACTTGTCACTAATTTCAGATACATTCTCTCTTTCAGCATCACACTGCATTATCAATGACCGAATTGAACGAGCTCGATGTTCGAGCTCCACAAGCTCCAACGAATCCCCACCAGGGGCATCCGAGTCAACTTCCACAATATTTGAGGCATCCTTGTCAATTGTTGAGACATCATCTGACATATCGTGTTTTTTGTCACTGACTGATGCTACACTATGTGATGGTGAAGGCGTAGCCCGAGTATCCTTTGAAGTATGCTGAGAATTTGGAATTTCTGTAAAAAAGGAAGAACACTagagttaaaattatttctttccaaAAATATTCACAGATATTTCAACCCAATTTTTGTACAAACAACACTGatatagaaaatacaaaattgatACTAACTGTCCTCAGTGGTAGGGTAGGGTGCAGACAAAAGAGGGAGGCGGTGGAGTTATGAATTTATGCCTGTCAATGCAACTGCAATTGCCAAAAGCATGAGCTTTATTTCGTTCAGTGTATCTCAATATCTCACCTCAACAACAGGGTGTTGAAAGCATTTAGCATACCAGTGGAAAAATGAATATGGTAGTGATATCAGAGGCATGGAGAACCATTTGGCAGTCATTTCGCACCAACACTAGGCAAAAAACACCTAAACTCTTTTACTGCAGGGAACTATGCATACCATCCATATTTTTAAGAACCCGTGTGTAAGAATAAGGAATCAACTGACATGAGAGACCAATAATCAGTGACAAGTATGAGctgaaatgttgaaattggttGAATCTTAGTATCTTTGAGATTTCAACTGCTTGTttaaatggcaaatggctctgagcactatgggacttaacatcagaggtcatcaatcccctagaacttagaactacctaaacctaaccaacctaaggacatcacacacatccagcccgaggcagggttcgaacctgtgactgtagctgtcgcatggttccggactgaagcgcccagaactgctcggccacaacggctggcaaaaTTGCTTGTACATAATATATTTGAGTTTCAATTTGAGTGACGTTCAATAAATATGTAGAATCTGTGGGACACCATCTAAAAAACAACTAATAACTTGTATTTTTGATGAGTTTACCATAAGATTTTACATTATATTAAACAAGACATTGCAGCAGTACAAATGAACACTATCCTCAACTGAGATACCATGCTGCAATAGTGCGGCAACATTTCAACAAACTGAAATAGTGCCTATCATCTtaagatgacaaccaaagtggacCACTGAATTGTCATGTTTAGCTAAATGCAAAAACTAACAGTAACCtgataagaataaaataaaatatgtatagGTCTTGAGGTTAATTTAATACATTAAATCTGGTTATAATTAACTACATATGGACCTTAATTCATGAGTATTTCCTAGTGTAAAAATAtggtgaagcactttctcttacaTATCAGCTGGCAGCAGCACCCAAGGAACAAGGTCTGACGTTCACATCTGACAACTTCACTAGCTTGTAGGCTTGCTGACTGCATTGCTTTAACTTCAAAAAACATTAAGTAAGGGCTAAGGCTCTAAATATTTCTGTTAACCATGCAATCAAAAGACACTGGTCTAATGAGCAGCAAAGGTTAAACATttcatattataaaaaaaaaaattctgaagcacAGAATCAACACATGATTTCCAGCTGAATAAACAAATGTAAATTACGAAGAAAAGGTTATTGCTCAGCATAGTTTGATCTCTTACTTTTGATCTATGTTTAGTGCTTTtaatttctttggctgtttttgttttaacaggagCTATGATCAAGTGTGAGTTTCACTAGCAGATGAGACTAGGGACTGCAGCCAAGTTAGTTCAGCCTGACCAAGTGAAATGAGACAACATTGTTGTTGTGTGGTACAGTAATGAGGCAGTTGGAGAGCTGTGGCATGTGCTTGTGCTGTGGCACTTGTAGAAAGAAAATTGCCATTGTGTCTTTCCCATGACAGGAGCAAAATTGTCATGTTTTCACAAAGCAGCATCAAAAAACGAGGCAGCCAGAAGTAATCTGAAGCAGTGAAGGGGCCTTTGGTCATTAAATGCAGCGATATGCCGATAGATGAAACAAAGATGATGACCGTACACCTGTCCCTCCCTTGTAAATACAATGCAGAGGTACAAGAGAGATTTATGACAAGATTGCTAGCTGCTGCAAGCACGAAATCGGCACTGAGTCTGTCGATTCTGATGCCACAAACCAGCTGCAAGCACTAAGCATTCCCGACTACAGGTTAGTCAAAGAGCGCTGTGGCCACCCACATCATAAAGGTGCTCAAGAATAAGAAGTCGCACCACAACTCCGTGTCAAGACgaccaaagtgctcctccatggGTTGCCTGGATCTGTAATGAGGTGGTAGTCAAAGAAGTGCTGTTGCGTGCTGGTTTGGAGGATGTGGCAGTCAAGCTGCATTACCGGACCAAGAGGAAGAAGCTGTCAATATTTGTCAGAGCCATCATGGTCTCGCGGTCgcattcttgcttcccgagcacgggatcccgggttcgattcctggcggggtcagggattttcacctgcctcgagatgactgggtgtcatcattcatgaaagtggcgagactggactgagcaaaggttgggaatttgtatgggcactgatcaCCGCACAGTTGAGcaacccacaaaccaatcatcatcatcatcatcatcatcatcatctaacagaaCCATACAAATGGCAGGTGACATCTTCACATTTCAGAAGCTCCTAGTCTTCTCGATTCAAATAGAATCTCTCCCTACAGACCTGGACCctaagccccagtgcttcaggtgccaagaAGAGGGACATGTGGCTAAGTTTTTGCTGCAATGCCCTGAGATGCATCAAGTACTCAGACAGGCATGACAGCTGCGCCTATGACAGAAGGAAAGAAGCAGCTTCTACATGTGCCAACTGTGTTGGGCCGTATATTGCAAACTGGCATGGCTACCCAGCCTTCTCTTGTCACAGCTGAGCCAGGAACGAGAAGACCATGAccaagaagaaaaactgttgaagaTGAAGGCACAGATACACAGCAGCCAGTTGTGATTGGCTGGAAAATTTCGCCAGTGGCAGTGGTGGGGAGGACTGGCTGCAAGCAGAAGAGAGGGCAGTGTAGCCAGCACCTGAGAAGTAAGAGGGGGGGAGCAGACGACCACCCCATTTTCTGTAGTCATCAAGAAGGCAACTGTGCACCTCAAGGCTACCGAGGCAGAAGAGGTCACTTACAAAGCTGCCTTCACAGCAGAGGCTGAGGAAGCCTCCCACCAGTTGCAGTAACAACACGCAGACCTTGTGGCCATCCTCTGTACCACAGCAGCAGCTCCCTGGAGGAAGCCGAACATCTCGACAGGAAGCAGGGCTGAACCACTGGAGCTCCCAACCAGTGGTCTACAAGGTGGAGTTGGGAAAGTCACAGCTTGCAACACTACCTAAAGTGATAATGCTGGGAAACAGGCTGCAACCATGAGTGGACAGCAACTCCACCCTGTCACCCCATTGACTGAGTTGTGACAGGACACAGCAGTGGCACCAACCACAGTAGCACATGGTATCGCCACACAGATGACTGACCTCTCTATGATGAGCAGATGGCAAGGACACTGGCATCGAGATGCATGATACCTGTTACTAACATAACATGATCAGTCACAGATAGCAAGAAATTCACTACTGCTCCTACTACCAGATTAttgtagagttttttttttttctcgtggcTCTTGCCATGGCACTTTTTGCCCTCTGCTCTTAAACCTGTTATTCTTCAAACATTTCTGTCCACTTTCTATCTCTCAATTGGCCCGTATTACTGGGTAATCATACCTAAACGTATAGACAACATCACAGCCCTGCATCCAGTGATAACCTCAATTCAAATAACTAACCAATGCAGAGGTAATAGCAGAATTTTTGTTATGATTACCACGGTAGTGCAGGTGTGGAGACACTCCACCCTTCCTGGATTGCAGCCATTACTTCAATTAAGAAATAACTTGTGTGTGAAAAGCTGGATGCTGCGTTGGTAAGTATCAGCCAGTTTCATATGGCAGCATCTGTGCCTGTGGTGGAGCAGCAGTAAGCGTTACAGAGCTCGGCAGTATCTCCCATTGTTTATGGCATCCACACAGAATCTCAATCACCTTTTGGTGGTGGGTTGCACTCTGATGTGGGGCTCTTTgcataaaaatattgtttgtaggAAGTGTCAATAAGGCCTCACACTTTTACGAAACAAATCTGGTGTATTGCCTCCATATGACAAAGAGGTAAGAACCAATGAGCCTCATCTCTTCTGCTTGAGCAACAGCCTCTACTTCATTGAGATTCAGGCTGACACATAGAGGTGTGGGGTGGAGGAAATGGCTGCTGGATGCAGGCACTTGAAATATTAGGGACACAATGGTCTCTCCTACACGATTAGTATGATGGGAGGCTAACAAAGCTGATGTACACACTGTGTGTGTCTCTTGTGGAATAGGCCATCTTGGAAGCAACTCAGAGCACAGGTTATAGTCAGTTGCAAATTGTCACTTATATTAGCACCAATGATGTCTGTTGCTTGAGACTGGAGACTATTCCCAGTTCTTTCTGGAGACTGGTGGTAATGATGACATCAAGCTTCACTTGTGGGGTTTCAGCACTGATCAGGGTGCTCTGGTGTGGAGTCAAGTGAAGGAATTAAACTAATTGCTTTATTGTTGCAATACAAGTTTGGCTGTGTCTCAATCTCTGCTACAGGCTGAAAAGTTGTGGAGTTGCACTTGACAGTGTGTACACTATGTTCTGGAAACAACCACTCAGGTATCAGAGTGCGTGTGGAATCTATACCTTTTCTTCTCCAAGATTTTCCCTCCAGGTAAATACTCATTAACGGAGGACCCATTATTAAAACCCTTTAGTCATCAAATATGGCAAATGAGAATATTATGCTACAAGTTCTGCTGAAGAGTCCCAGAACACCTCATCTAGATGGTTGGCTTCACGTAATGCAGCTTGCCACTCCTCCCCAAAAGCTGTATGGCTTTTGAACTCAACAACAGAATGACAGCCTTAaccagaattttacacagagcacaccAATTTCTATGTTGATCTTCTTGGCTGCTACATCCGATATCTCATTTCTCCAAATTCTTTCATGCCCTGGTACCCATTACAATGTTACCAGCTTCCCTTACT
This sequence is a window from Schistocerca nitens isolate TAMUIC-IGC-003100 chromosome 3, iqSchNite1.1, whole genome shotgun sequence. Protein-coding genes within it:
- the LOC126248973 gene encoding caspase activity and apoptosis inhibitor 1-like isoform X2 — protein: MKMSVPGSHTSESEAYSSSEDEESTDNADESSSSSEEELKPISSFINNRRKMLKVAFSAVSEDKLKAIVPPFLKDATLDELKIICYEELCSLTDEALKSILEGNNWDESSSSEDEKTTSSTEIGSHEPRTVCGLEAFDSEDTITSTDSKNKDILEIGISEEEVSHLLKEIPNSQHTSKDTRATPSPSHSVASVSDKKHDMSDDVSTIDKDASNIVEVDSDAPGGDSLELVELEHRARSIRSLIMQCDAERENVSEISDKSAGIGSTEFDNRKHNILDSMTVTQKHQELDPLFLVCASGSKVVLTPCKKSGTDLNCKSKLTVYERLGHNAVLVSGDYTVLESKIPENNSTGAGHENEKGGDNETAECDSCLPSTPESSCIHNSTGVESVFHNTGPLQITISALNGGSLSRKDLQTNSQSAEKMKEKNIHKVVETSKMCTKLRERIKRTQQLKKCKEDNIKAETIILGTVEEYKSLNTK
- the LOC126248973 gene encoding uncharacterized protein LOC126248973 isoform X1, which codes for MKMSVPGSHTSESEAYSSSESSMRASRRDSVVLCLLCIGRTWVTHNYLLCCDDPPQCQCGVRLTVAHIMDEESTDNADESSSSSEEELKPISSFINNRRKMLKVAFSAVSEDKLKAIVPPFLKDATLDELKIICYEELCSLTDEALKSILEGNNWDESSSSEDEKTTSSTEIGSHEPRTVCGLEAFDSEDTITSTDSKNKDILEIGISEEEVSHLLKEIPNSQHTSKDTRATPSPSHSVASVSDKKHDMSDDVSTIDKDASNIVEVDSDAPGGDSLELVELEHRARSIRSLIMQCDAERENVSEISDKSAGIGSTEFDNRKHNILDSMTVTQKHQELDPLFLVCASGSKVVLTPCKKSGTDLNCKSKLTVYERLGHNAVLVSGDYTVLESKIPENNSTGAGHENEKGGDNETAECDSCLPSTPESSCIHNSTGVESVFHNTGPLQITISALNGGSLSRKDLQTNSQSAEKMKEKNIHKVVETSKMCTKLRERIKRTQQLKKCKEDNIKAETIILGTVEEYKSLNTK